A window of Castanea sativa cultivar Marrone di Chiusa Pesio chromosome 1, ASM4071231v1 contains these coding sequences:
- the LOC142607808 gene encoding UDP-glucuronate:xylan alpha-glucuronosyltransferase 2 isoform X1, whose protein sequence is MEGLSLQKLMKATPSKALVKINLVFLALFLVVYAALLLRPNSSLYFENAGSLVRCSLRECHHKVDTLKMKVVLEETQASSPKPKGNLIELEMPNFLNKMGKGMKIGMVNMDHRDVSKWSAHSETIPVKFERVSELFEWKDLFPEWIDEEEDTDVATCPEIPMPDYRIYDNMDMVVAILPCKFPEEGWAREVFRLQVHLIVANLAVKKGKKDWYSRTKVGLLSKCRPMMELFRCEDLVKQEGDWWFFEPEMGRLEQKVSLPIGSCKLALPLWGKGIHEIYDLSKIQRSTITPKKEAYATVLHSTEAYVCGAITLAQSLIKTGTKRDLLMLIDNSISISKRNALVSAGWTIRIIERIRNPRAENGTYNEYNYSKFRLWQLTDYDKVIFIDSDILVLRNLDLLFHFPQMTATGNDVSIFNSGIMVIEPSNCTFRVFIDRTKDIISYNGGDQGFLNEVFVWWHRLPRRVNFLKNFWANTTLEATVKNHLFGADPPQVYSIHYLGLKPWLCYRDYDCNWDIGDQRVYASDVAHQRWWKFHDEMDEGLQKFCGLTEKRRIELDWDRMKARKMGLADKHWGIKITDPRRKHLIT, encoded by the exons ATGGAAGGACTTAGTCTTCAAAAGCTTATGAAGGCCACTCCTTCAAAGGCTTTGGTTAAGATCAATTTGGTCTTCCTTGCTTTATTTCTGGTTGTTTACGCAGCTCTTCTTCTCCGGCCAAATTCTTCTCTCTATTTTGAGAATGCAGGCTCGCTTGTTAGGTGTTCATTGCGCGAGTGCCATCACAAG GTGGATACTCTTAAAATGAAGGTGGTGTTGGAGGAGACTCAAGCCAGTTCACCAAAGCCCAAGGGAAACCTGATTGAGCTAGAAATGCCAAACTTCTTGAATAAAATGGGGAAAGGAATGAAGATTGGAATGGTCAATATGGATCACAGAGATGTGAGTAAATGGAGCGCACACAGTGAAACTATTCCAGTCAAATTTGAAAGGGTCTCAGAGTTATTTGAATGGAAAGACTTGTTCCCTGAATGGATAGATGAAGAGGAAGACACAGATGTGGCAACATGTCCCGAGATACCAATGCCAGATTATAGAATCTACGACAATATGGACATGGTAGTGGCTATACTGCCATGCAAGTTTCCAGAAGAGGGTTGGGCAAGAGAGGTGTTCAGACTCCAAGTTCATCTTATTGTGGCAAATTTAGCTGTaaagaaagggaagaaagattGGTATAGTAGGACAAAGGTTGGGCTATTGAGCAAGTGTAGGCCAATGATGGAGCTGTTTAGATGTGAGGATTTGGTAAAGCAAGAAGGTGATTGGTGGTTTTTTGAGCCAGAGATGGGGAGGTTGGAGCAGAAAGTTTCACTGCCTATTGGGTCTTGCAAATTAGCTTTACCTCTTTGGGGAAAAG GTATCCACGAAATCTACGACCTCTCCAAGATCCAAAGGTCTACAAtaacaccaaaaaaagaagcctATGCCACAGTTCTTCATTCCACGGAAGCCTACGTTTGTGGTGCCATAACCTTAGCCCAAAGCCTCATCAAAACCGGAACCAAGCGTGACCTGCTCATGCTCATAGACAACTCCATCTCTATATCCAAACGCAATGCCCTCGTATCTGCCGGGTGGACTATTCGAATCATCGAGCGTATCAGAAACCCTAGAGCCGAAAATGGCACGTACAATGAGTACAACTACAGCAAGTTCCGACTTTGGCAACTCACTGACTATGACAAAGTCATATTCATCGATTCAGACATCCTCGTACTACGCAACCTCGACTTGTTATTCCATTTTCCTCAAATGACAGCCACTGGCAACGATGTTTCGATCTTCAATTCCGGTATCATGGTCATCGAGCCTTCGAATTGCACGTTTCGAGTTTTCATAGACCGTACAAAGGACATAATTTCGTACAATGGTGGTGACCAAGGTTTCCTTAACGAGGTCTTCGTGTGGTGGCATCGTTTGCCTAGGAGAGTGAACTTCTTGAAGAACTTTTGGGCTAACACAACGTTGGAAGCGACCGTGAAGAACCATTTGTTTGGAGCTGACCCACCACAAGTTTATTCTATACATTATTTAGGGTTGAAGCCATGGCTTTGTTATAGGGACTATGATTGTAACTGGGACATTGGGGACCAACGTGTTTATGCAAGCGATGTGGCACACCAAAGGTGGTGGAAGTTTCACGATGAGATGGATGAAGGGTTGCAAAAGTTTTGTGGGTTAACGGAAAAAAGGAGGATTGAGTTGGATTGGGATAGAATGAAAGCTAGAAAGATGGGTTTGGCCGATAAGCATTGGGGGATTAAAATTACAGATCCTAGACGGAAGCATTTGATTACATAG
- the LOC142607808 gene encoding UDP-glucuronate:xylan alpha-glucuronosyltransferase 2 isoform X2, which yields MKVVLEETQASSPKPKGNLIELEMPNFLNKMGKGMKIGMVNMDHRDVSKWSAHSETIPVKFERVSELFEWKDLFPEWIDEEEDTDVATCPEIPMPDYRIYDNMDMVVAILPCKFPEEGWAREVFRLQVHLIVANLAVKKGKKDWYSRTKVGLLSKCRPMMELFRCEDLVKQEGDWWFFEPEMGRLEQKVSLPIGSCKLALPLWGKGIHEIYDLSKIQRSTITPKKEAYATVLHSTEAYVCGAITLAQSLIKTGTKRDLLMLIDNSISISKRNALVSAGWTIRIIERIRNPRAENGTYNEYNYSKFRLWQLTDYDKVIFIDSDILVLRNLDLLFHFPQMTATGNDVSIFNSGIMVIEPSNCTFRVFIDRTKDIISYNGGDQGFLNEVFVWWHRLPRRVNFLKNFWANTTLEATVKNHLFGADPPQVYSIHYLGLKPWLCYRDYDCNWDIGDQRVYASDVAHQRWWKFHDEMDEGLQKFCGLTEKRRIELDWDRMKARKMGLADKHWGIKITDPRRKHLIT from the exons ATGAAGGTGGTGTTGGAGGAGACTCAAGCCAGTTCACCAAAGCCCAAGGGAAACCTGATTGAGCTAGAAATGCCAAACTTCTTGAATAAAATGGGGAAAGGAATGAAGATTGGAATGGTCAATATGGATCACAGAGATGTGAGTAAATGGAGCGCACACAGTGAAACTATTCCAGTCAAATTTGAAAGGGTCTCAGAGTTATTTGAATGGAAAGACTTGTTCCCTGAATGGATAGATGAAGAGGAAGACACAGATGTGGCAACATGTCCCGAGATACCAATGCCAGATTATAGAATCTACGACAATATGGACATGGTAGTGGCTATACTGCCATGCAAGTTTCCAGAAGAGGGTTGGGCAAGAGAGGTGTTCAGACTCCAAGTTCATCTTATTGTGGCAAATTTAGCTGTaaagaaagggaagaaagattGGTATAGTAGGACAAAGGTTGGGCTATTGAGCAAGTGTAGGCCAATGATGGAGCTGTTTAGATGTGAGGATTTGGTAAAGCAAGAAGGTGATTGGTGGTTTTTTGAGCCAGAGATGGGGAGGTTGGAGCAGAAAGTTTCACTGCCTATTGGGTCTTGCAAATTAGCTTTACCTCTTTGGGGAAAAG GTATCCACGAAATCTACGACCTCTCCAAGATCCAAAGGTCTACAAtaacaccaaaaaaagaagcctATGCCACAGTTCTTCATTCCACGGAAGCCTACGTTTGTGGTGCCATAACCTTAGCCCAAAGCCTCATCAAAACCGGAACCAAGCGTGACCTGCTCATGCTCATAGACAACTCCATCTCTATATCCAAACGCAATGCCCTCGTATCTGCCGGGTGGACTATTCGAATCATCGAGCGTATCAGAAACCCTAGAGCCGAAAATGGCACGTACAATGAGTACAACTACAGCAAGTTCCGACTTTGGCAACTCACTGACTATGACAAAGTCATATTCATCGATTCAGACATCCTCGTACTACGCAACCTCGACTTGTTATTCCATTTTCCTCAAATGACAGCCACTGGCAACGATGTTTCGATCTTCAATTCCGGTATCATGGTCATCGAGCCTTCGAATTGCACGTTTCGAGTTTTCATAGACCGTACAAAGGACATAATTTCGTACAATGGTGGTGACCAAGGTTTCCTTAACGAGGTCTTCGTGTGGTGGCATCGTTTGCCTAGGAGAGTGAACTTCTTGAAGAACTTTTGGGCTAACACAACGTTGGAAGCGACCGTGAAGAACCATTTGTTTGGAGCTGACCCACCACAAGTTTATTCTATACATTATTTAGGGTTGAAGCCATGGCTTTGTTATAGGGACTATGATTGTAACTGGGACATTGGGGACCAACGTGTTTATGCAAGCGATGTGGCACACCAAAGGTGGTGGAAGTTTCACGATGAGATGGATGAAGGGTTGCAAAAGTTTTGTGGGTTAACGGAAAAAAGGAGGATTGAGTTGGATTGGGATAGAATGAAAGCTAGAAAGATGGGTTTGGCCGATAAGCATTGGGGGATTAAAATTACAGATCCTAGACGGAAGCATTTGATTACATAG
- the LOC142623747 gene encoding protein TIC 22, chloroplastic, producing MEPRKPEPFVGPTNPLLSLSTFIHQHCLRLGADIASRFDDTKRLAGTLAAAHWPPPNRRVRPAHPPPPPLPFASISQPKQAVAAGLSSEHVAKTLAGTAVYTVSNSNNEFVLISDPNGVKSISLLCFRQEDAEAFLAQVRTRKRQLRSDAKVVPITLDQVYLLKVEGIAFRFLPDPVQIKNALEIKSADGRSGFDGVPVFQSDLLVVKKKNKRYCPVYFTKEDIEKELSKVSRASRGPALSQHIMVGSLEDVLRKMEVNEKNLGWEDLIFIPPGKSHSQHIQEVLKAR from the exons ATGGAGCCCCGTAAACCCGAACCCTTTGTAGGGCCCACAAACCCGCTCCTCTCACTCTCCACCTTCATCCACCAACACTGCCTCCGCCTCGGCGCCGACATCGCCTCTCGATTCGACGACACCAAGCGACTCGCCGGAACCCTAGCCGCCGCGCACTGGCCACCGCCAAACAGGCGTGTCCGTCCGGCGCATCCTCCTCCGCCGCCTCTTCCGTTCGCTTCGATTTCGCAGCCGAAGCAAGCCGTAGCCGCCGGATTGAGCTCCGAACACGTGGCCAAAACCCTAGCCGGCACGGCGGTGTACACGGTCAGCAATTCGAACAATGAGTTCGTGCTCATCTCCGATCCTAATGGCGTTAAGTCCATTAGCTTGCTTTGCTTTCGCCAGGAAGACGCCGAGGCCTTCCTTGCTCAA GTTAGGACGCGAAAGAGACAATTACGCAGTGATGCAAAGGTGGTTCCAATTACACTTGACCAG GTGTATTTGTTAAAGGTTGAAGGAATTGCATTTCGGTTTTTGCCTGATCCAGTTCAAATAAAGAATGCACTAgag ATCAAATCTGCTGATGGGAGGAGCGGATTTGATGGAGTTCCTGTTTTTCAG TCAGACCTTCTggttgtgaagaagaaaaacaagcGTTACTGCCCTGTTTATTTTACAAAG GAAGATATAGAAAAAGAACTGTCAAAGGTCTCTAGGGCATCAAGGGGACCAGCACTTTCCCAACATATTATG GTTGGTAGCTTGGAAgatgttttgagaaaaatggaG GTGAATGAAAAGAACTTGGGTTGGgaagatttgatttttattcCACCTGGCAAGAGCCACTCTCAACACATTCAAGAAGTGCTTAAAGCGAGATGA